CGTTTCGCTAATTGAACTTCTTCCTCGCGGGTTAGCAGACGGTGACCTGCTACACTCCGAAGCCAACTCGTTAAAGCACTCTGATCACTACCTTTGTAGCTTTCCGAAGGCTCTGTCTCATCTGGTGGATACGTTGCATCCATGTATGGATCAACACTTTCAATATTTGCTGTTTCACCGAAGTACTCGGCTTCCATCTTTCTCCTCTCCTTCTATAGAATTTTGATAAAACAAAAATTAATGATACATTATGTTAAAACGTTTTGTCAAGTAAAATGTTTAAAAAAAAGCGAATTTTCACCGAAAAATCCGAAAAAACACCGATTTTAACAGGATTTTCCCGAAAAAAGAGCACGACGCAGGTAATTACATCATCATTTCACATGAAAAAATCGCGTAAAGGACTCTACAAGTTAAGGGAAAAGAACGCCATAGCTCTCACTGAAAGAATCCTCTTGTTTATTCCAGGCAGTCGAAACATCGGCAAAAGATACTATGTTGAATGCCCGATCAGCAGCACTGCTACTGGGAGGGACGTCTCTGCCGCCTGTTCAAACGCTCTGGCAATACACGGAACATCCGAGTCTGTTTCAAGCATTTCATAAGGGAGATTCCAAGCTTTCAACGTCGGTTCAAGGAAAGTCGCCACAGAATCGACCCATTGTCCATCGCTATCTCGGTTGTGATAACCGCGATAGCCAATGAATACCACGACTGGAACCCGCATGTTAACAACGGTGCCTCGGATCGCATCGCCTGATTCCAAGAATCCCGTATTTTGGATGATGATAACAGGCTTTTTACCACCAACGTACAATCCCGAAGCAATCGCAAATGCTTCGCCTTCGCGGGTGACCGTAATCACTTCGATACCAGGCTCTGATCGTAAGCGTTCATAAATCCGGGCACTGCCGTTATCTGGAACGCCAACAGCGTGGGTGATCCCTTGTTTTTTCAATTCATCTACTATCTTTTGTGCTGCTGCCAATTTTTAATTTTTCCTTGCGGAGGAAGGACGGGCATTTCGACTATCAAGGGCGTTCCGTAAACCCGCCCTCCGCTACGCTTACGGGCTACAAGGTTTGATACTCTCTCAAAAAACCCCTTTGTTGTGAAACGAAAACTTCGTAACGGACCTCGTGATTTCTATCGTCGTCCTTCAACCAAAGCATCAACGACTGTCGGATCGGCGAGCGTGGAGGTATCACCGAGCTCGGAGATGTCGCCTTCCGCGATCTTACGCAGGATACGCCGCATAATCTTGCCGGATCTCGTCTTTGGCAGAGCAGGGGTAAACTGAATCTTGTCAGGCGTGGCGATAGGTCCAATTTGTTGTCGAACCGCCTGTTTGATGCCGGTCTCTACCGTATCAGATGCAGATTCGCCTGTCATGAGCGTAACATACGCATAGATGCCTTGCCCCTTGATGTCGTGTGGATACCCCACGACTGCCGCTTCTGCCACTGCCTCGTGTTGCCCGATCGCGCCCTCGACCTCGGCCGTGCCTAATCGGTGTCCAGAGACGTTCAGAACATCGTCCACGCGCCCTGTAATCCAATAATACCCCTCTTCATCGCGTAGAACCCCATCTCCTGTCATATAGTAACCAGGGAACCTACGGAAATAGGTGTCCAAAAACCGTTCATGGTCGCCGTAGACGGTTCGCATGATACCGGGCCACGCCGTTTTAATACACAAATAGCCCGTTGCTGGGTTCCCTTCCACTTCGTTCCCACCTTCATCAAGTATCACCGGTTCAATCCCGAAGAACGGAAACGTTGCCGAGCCAGGTTTCAGTGGTGTTGCAGCCGGAAGTGGTGTCATCAAAATCCCACCCGTCTCGGTTTGCCACCATGTATCAACGATTGGGCATCGTTCCTCACCGACGATATTATAGTACCACAACCATTCCGGTTCTTTGATCGGTTCACCCACCGTACCGAGTAGCCTGAGCGTAGACCTGTCGTACTTTTCGACCCATGTATCCCCTTCTTTCATCAGGGCGCGCAGTGCCGTTGGAGCAGTGTAGAAAATATTAATATTGTGCTTCTCAACGACTTGCCAAAAACGTCCAAAGTCCGGATAGTTTGGTACACCTTCAAACATGATGCTAATCGCACGATTCGCGAGTGGACCGTAGATAATGTAAGAATGCCCAGTAATCCAGCCTATATCAGCAGTACACCAGTAGACATCGCCTTCGTGGTAATCAAAAACCTGTTGATGTGTGTAAGACGTGTAGACTAAGTAACCCCCTGTGGTATGCAAAACGCCTTTCGGTTGACCGGTCGAACCGGAGGTATACAAAATAAAAAGCGGGTCTTCCGCATTCATAACGGCGGGTTCACATTCCGTATCCGCCTTTGCCATCGCCTTGTGCCACCAAATATCTCGCGATGCATCAAAATCGACTGTATCCCCAGTGCGCTCCACGACGACAACTTTTTCAATAGACGGACATTCCGCAACTGCAGCATCCGCATTCGCCTTCATCGGTATATCGCTACGCGGACCGCGCATTGCGGTATCTTGCGTAATCAGTAGTTTACACGCCGAATCATTGATTCTGTCTCGAAGCGATTCCGCTGAAAATGCACCGAAGACAATAGAGTGAACAGCACCAATCCTCGCACACGCTAACATCGCGATTGCCAACTCTGGCACCATCTGTAGGTAGATACAGACGCGATCGCCTTTTTCAATACCTTGCGCTTTTAACACGTTAGCGAACTTTTTAACCTCGGCGAGGAGTTCACTGTAACTAAAAGTCTTATCTTCGGAGGGATCGTTCCCTTCCCAAATAATGGCCGTCGCATCGCCGTGCCCGGCTTCTATATGCCGATCAAGGCAGTTATAACAAGCGTTCAATGTACCGCCATCGAACCATTTAATATCGGCATTGACGAAATCGTAATCGCGGACAGTATCCCATTTCTGATACCATGTCAACCGTTCCGCGATTGTTGCCCAAAACGCTTCTGGGTCTTGAATTGAGTCGGCATATTGTGCTTGATATGTTTCTAAACTGTTGACGTGCGCATCCTCTATGGGATACGCAGTGTCTGCTGGTAGAAAAACATTATTAGCCATCTTCTATTTTCATCTCCTCTACAAATCAATCTGCAGTTCTCAAAACGCTTCTACAAGTTGTATAGGACATATTTTATAGAAAAAGGGTGTGGATGTCAACTGCAATTATCTGAACAATTCCGAAATTGCCAATATACCTTGCATTTTTAATAAAAAATGAAGTATAATTATCAATCAACGAAAGATCTATTTATCATGGTATAGTGGGTATGGAACAATTGTCAACAGAGACGGACAACCCATAGAAATACAATACTACCGGGATCCAAACAGCAGACAACCTTTTATTGAATGGTTTGAATCTATCCGAGATAAAATAGCACAACGGAGAATTGACAAGCGACTTGCGAGGCTTGAAGATGGTAATTTTGGGGATTGCCAATCTGTTGGTGGAGGTGTGTTTGAATTGCGTCTGCACTTTGGACCAGGATATCGCATCTATTTCCGTCAAATTGAAAGTACACTCGTCCTTCTGCTTTGTGGTGGAGACAAAGCATCACAGCAGCGGGATATTGAACTCGCGAAGGCCTATTGGCGAGCATACAAGGAGACATATCAATGAGAGAAATGGGGAACTGGCGTGAGTATCAAATTAGAAGACTTGCTAATGATCCAGAGGAAGCGATTGACTATCTCCAATTGACATTGGAGGAATACCGTGCTGATGGTGATCTACCCTTCTTCCTGAAGGAACTTCGGGTCTTTATAGCATCACAAGGTGGGGTCGCTGAAATTTGCAAACGAATTGATATTGATACCGAAACGCTTTTAAACATGCTCTCTAATGAGGATGCTACACAATTATTAGATACGTTCAGATCTCTATTGAACGCGCTTAAGAGTCGTCTGGTGATTGAAGATACACACGCTAAGCATCTGTCCCCTGTGAAACAGATTCCAACCAGTCAATAGCAATCTCTTCGTCCTGTTCAATAGCGATTTCAACAGTGCGTTTGGCACGTTCTAAAAAGTCTGCGGATCGATTGCACCCGTTGAAGAATTCAAGTATCTTATTGAAACCTACAGGGTTATTTAGTTTTCGGTTTTTCTGCTAGCAAAGGTATTGCTAAAACAGTTAATTTTGTTTCTCGCCGAAAAATTTTCCGTTAATCACATCTTGTAAAATTTTTCCTCTATTTATGCGGGTCATCCTCCCGTTGGTCGCTTGCCTAGTAGTTGTAAGGTACTCTGTTATTCTTTTATCATCCTTTTCAATCTCACTGGCTTCCTCTCGCTGTCCTGACGCTTCTACTGATTGGTAAAACTTTCGCAGCTGTTCTCCAACTTTTGCAGACTCAAGCGATTTGTTCCCTTTAACTAACGCTCTATAAATCTCCACAAGCAAAGTAAATAGATCCGCTTTTCGCCAAACGCGGCTATTTTGCGGAAATTTACATGCTTCTATAAACTTAAAAACTCTTTGAAATCCAATCTCTAAACAGCATTTTTCTTCAAATGTATCGTTATACTCTTGAAGATAATTTTCAAGTTCGTTATCTCGATCAAAGTAGGTTGACATCACAGTTACAACAATAGACAAAGCGAAACGCACATCCCTCATACGTCTTACTTCATTAGAAGAAAAGACTCTATGTTCTGCAAAAAAAGGATCTTCCGCAAGTTTTT
This DNA window, taken from Candidatus Poribacteria bacterium, encodes the following:
- the acs gene encoding acetate--CoA ligase, with product MANNVFLPADTAYPIEDAHVNSLETYQAQYADSIQDPEAFWATIAERLTWYQKWDTVRDYDFVNADIKWFDGGTLNACYNCLDRHIEAGHGDATAIIWEGNDPSEDKTFSYSELLAEVKKFANVLKAQGIEKGDRVCIYLQMVPELAIAMLACARIGAVHSIVFGAFSAESLRDRINDSACKLLITQDTAMRGPRSDIPMKANADAAVAECPSIEKVVVVERTGDTVDFDASRDIWWHKAMAKADTECEPAVMNAEDPLFILYTSGSTGQPKGVLHTTGGYLVYTSYTHQQVFDYHEGDVYWCTADIGWITGHSYIIYGPLANRAISIMFEGVPNYPDFGRFWQVVEKHNINIFYTAPTALRALMKEGDTWVEKYDRSTLRLLGTVGEPIKEPEWLWYYNIVGEERCPIVDTWWQTETGGILMTPLPAATPLKPGSATFPFFGIEPVILDEGGNEVEGNPATGYLCIKTAWPGIMRTVYGDHERFLDTYFRRFPGYYMTGDGVLRDEEGYYWITGRVDDVLNVSGHRLGTAEVEGAIGQHEAVAEAAVVGYPHDIKGQGIYAYVTLMTGESASDTVETGIKQAVRQQIGPIATPDKIQFTPALPKTRSGKIMRRILRKIAEGDISELGDTSTLADPTVVDALVEGRR
- a CDS encoding type II toxin-antitoxin system RelE/ParE family toxin, with the protein product MVNRDGQPIEIQYYRDPNSRQPFIEWFESIRDKIAQRRIDKRLARLEDGNFGDCQSVGGGVFELRLHFGPGYRIYFRQIESTLVLLLCGGDKASQQRDIELAKAYWRAYKETYQ